The Megalobrama amblycephala isolate DHTTF-2021 linkage group LG18, ASM1881202v1, whole genome shotgun sequence genome segment CAGCAAGaagtaaaagaaataaaaccCAAGCTCAAGTTCTCCTTTAAGGACTCGCAGCAAGaagtaaaagaaataaaaccCAAGCCCAAGTTCCTCTTAAAAGACTCACAGCAAGaagtaaaagaaataaaaccCAAGCCCAAGTTCTTCTTAAAAGACTCACAGCAAGAAGTGAAAGAAATGAAACCCCTGCCCAAGTTCTCCTTAAAAGACTCTCAGCAAGAAGTAAAAGAAATGAAACCCCAGCCCATGTTCTCCTTCAAAGACTCGCAGCAAGAAGTAAAAGAAATGAAACCCCAGCCCATGTTCTCCTTCAAAGACTCGCAGAAAGaagtaaaagaaataaaaccCAAGCCCAAGTTCTTCTTAAAAGAGTCTCGGCAAGAAGATGTAAAAGAAGTGAGAACCCTGACAAAGTTCTCCTTAAAAGACTCACAGCAAGAAGATGTAAAAGAAGTGAGAACCCTGACAAAGTTCTCCTTAAAAGACTCACAGCAAGAAGATGTAAAAGAAGTGAGAACCCTGCCCAAGTTCTCCTTAAAAGACTCACAGCAAGAAGATGTAAAAGAAGTGAGAACCCTGCCCAAGTTCTTGAAAGACTCTCAGCAAGAAGATGTAAAAGAAGTGAGAACCCTGCCCAAGTTCTCCTTAAAAGACTCACAGCAAGAAGATGTAAAAGAAGTGAGAACCCTGCCCAAGTTCTCCTTAAAAGACTCACAGCAAGAAGATGTAAAAGAAGTGAGAACCCTGCCCAAGTTCTTGAAAGACTCTCAGCAAGAAGATGTAAAAGAAGTGAGAACCCTGCCCAAGTTCTCCTTAAAAGACTCTCAGCAAGAAGATGTAAAAGAAGTGAGAACCCTGCCCAAGTTCTCCTTAAAAGACTCACAGCAAGAAGTAGAAGAAATGAAAGCCCAATACAAGTTCTCTTTAAACGAAGCACAGCAAGAAGTGGTAAAAGAATTGAAAACCCTACCCAAGTTCTCCTTAAAAGACTCACTGTAACTTGtttggggtggggtggggtttGTGGCCTGCAATTAACTTCCCCACCCAGCCATATTGCtgttatactgtaatgttggTAAAAAAATCAGGTTTGCAGCCTCATTTAACCCCTTAAGCTCTTAAGCTTATTTTGGATTTCCAACTGAAATTGACATGACATACagttaagtaaataaataaaattggcGTCATTTTAAAGGAAACCCCTTAATGTTGAAAAACATTACActgaaatgtgtaattacactgaTCACAGGCAGTCCCCTGCTCAATGTCTACATCGTCGCTGATGATGCGCCCACCATGCCTCCTCTGCCCAAACTAGTCACTTCTTCGGCCCCTCTCCTCTGGTTCCCTCAAGTCCCTTGTCTCCTCCTCTTTTAATTTCAATCCTTCAAGCTAGACTCGCTGCAGATCTTTTGGTCACCAGCTCTGCCTTGGAGAGTGGATCTCCTGACTTCATTTTGGGCCTCCGATCCAGTTACTTCACTTCTGCCCATCGACCAGTCGGCGCCCTAATGGCTCCACCAAGCTCCCTTGTCTCCCCCGTCTCCACCTTGATCAGAGATCGCTCTGCCTATGCCATGGACTTCCAGTGCTTTAGCTGCGCTCCATCCCTCCACCCCTACAGCTCCGTTGGCCTTCACCTTGGTCACACCGGAGTTGCCTCAGTCCTCTGGTACCTTGGTTCCACCTCGAGTGCTCATCTCTGCGGCTCCGTCTAAGCCACTGGATCCTATGGTGTCATCCAATCTCGTCATCACCTCAGCTTCGCCCAGGACTACAGATCTCGCTGTTCCATCGCTGGTGGTCGGGTCACTAACTCCACCCTGGCTCCTCCCAACATCGATTCCGCTGTGGGTCTTTGTACCACCTGGGCTTGAAGCTTCAACCTGCTCCATTCCAACAGTGCATCCTCCATGGCTCTTCCCACCATCAGCTCTGCCATGGAAGTCCTCTGCTCCTCTACTCTCCTGAACTTAATTTGAACATTTATCATTTACGGTGCCAGGAATTGCCTTCTGGAAGGATGGAGTTCTGTCAAGTTTTGCCTtagttttgcttttgttttctgTATGTTTAGTCACCTGTTTTCCTGTGTTAATTTGTTCTCCTTTTTCCACCACTAATTAGTTGTTATGGACACTCATTTACTATCACACCTCTTAGTCTTTGTGTATTTAAGTACCTCGTTTCCTTTCATTCATTATCGATTATCGTATTATTTGTGCTGTGCATATATTATTCAATCTCTTAATCTTCGGCAGAAGAGAGAAATTAATCGTGCTGATTCTCTCGTCAAAGTGAATCACAGTTTCAAGCCATgtggctgaattaaaagaattatatttttgcagtaaagttgAGTAGGCtagatatttttacatttttaaactattactttaagttgtgttgaattcatgtttataaaagagACGCTGTAGACAgtgacgtcatatcacgacCGTTACAGCATCCGAAGAAATTTTACACGTTCAAAGTCCAGTGTGACCGCGGCTTTAGGCTATAGACTGTTAAtagtaattttaattaattttaatttcattacctgtttttaaataattttaaatgatctttttttATTAGACAGCTCTGTGTAATACTtggttctgattggtcaatcgcgCCATCCAGCGGTatgttatgctgccttcacatgctatcaGAAATtattagacgtctattagacataaaattgcttgctgGGGGGTTTCTTTTTCAGTATcttaaaataactaatttgTGTTAGAGGATATAAAAAGGGAGGGGAAATATGTCATTATGATATAAGGGAGCGCGGGGCACAAACTAACACGGGGTTAGTTGTAACATACGGTTTAAAGACTTCCACACACGCTAGCATGAAGAAACTTAACAGATTTACTAGTTGCCATATCGACAATATATAGAGAAATAATTGcgccaaaattaaaaaaaatctttggaaGATATTAGGCtactgaacatttatttaacaatagcaaaagtaaatttcttacttaagttaatttttcatctatattttttgcttttatttaaaattagacaAATCTGCTATTGTTTTAATCTCCAATCTGTTGTTTAGCGGATTGGGTAGTTCTTTAATGCTTCACTAACTATCAGATGGCACTAACCAGGTTTAAAGTCCAGTTGCGCAGATAGGGTTCGTTGTAACACTGCGTTACAGTGTGCCCCGCTAGAACTACTATATTCTATACAGTTACGATATAACTGACATAATTAACTTCTATGAATTTCTGTGGAGAAACCATAGGGAAAAAGGTGAATAAAGACTGAGAGGAATAACGTGAACATccagaaaatattatttcaagaaATGTTCAGCATTTGTACTGTCTCGTGTTCTGTGACAGCTGTGAGTACAGGGAGAGGAGTGTTGAGTTcagctctgtgtttttctgaatgTCTGGATATGTTTCTTCATCTGTTTGCCTATATTGTTTTGATCTATAGCTGTGTTTTACAGAGTGTactacaaaattatttaaattggaatttctaaaaaaaatatatatatgctattttataagaaaaatatgtcttttattgacaaaatattttagtttgtcatgtatatttttttaattaagtcagATTAAAATGTTTAGCTCTCTGTTCATGTTACAATGTGTCCCAcctatggggcatgttgtcacatttcacttccCTTCTTTCggggtaaaaaaagaaaaaagtatacactgtattaatgagacaaagccacatatttgtaccagacatgtgtgaaattaatgtggaacaaaagaaattccCTGAACCCATAAGTAGATtatttacacaaactgagaaagtcaaaaagcgTTAGGTTGTGCCTCGCTCTCCCTACACTTCACCAGTCGGTGGCGGTAATACCAATTTGTTGTTTGTCAACCACCAATAAAATCTCAAAAGAAGGAGGAAACGATTATTACTGAACTGAAAGTGAAACTTACTTAGAAAAATGGCGACACAATCTTTTGCCGAGGAGGATTTCTCTTGTCCAGTGTGCTGTGATATTTATATAAATCCTGTTCTTCTGCCATGTAGCCACAGTGTTTGTTCAAGCTGTATTCAGAGATATTgggaaaataaaacattaaaagagtGTCCGGTTTGCCGAACAACATCTTCAAATGATCGTCCTCCGTTAAATCTGGCCTTGAAGAATCTGTGCGAGAGTTTTCAACAGGAGAAAAGTCAGAGATCTTCATCTGAAGATGAAATGGTCTGTAGTGTTCACAAAGAGAAACTCAAACTcttctgtctggatgatcaacAGCTCGTGTGTTTGGTGTGTCGAGACTCCAGAAAACACTCCAAACACAGATTCTGTCCTGTAGATGAAGCTGCGATGGACAATAAGGTCAGATAAAtgttcaaaacattttattaaatcatcaaatatatataattattgacAGACATTTTCACAAACCaatactgaaaataaataaataaatactcgTGTCGGTTTATTCAAATGATCCAAAGATCATCCAAGATCAcccaagtgaaaaaaaaaaaaattctatagtgtacttaaaggtgctaaagaggatgttttgttttatacatttttgcaatattacttgaaactgtctttactaactgataaaagactatttattaggtgcactgaaaggaataatattaatatagatcatctgtgcacgaggtagggccttaaaaacatcagccaatcgcgtaaacgattggccctctggcttgtcaatcactgccatgacgttccttgtgagagacgagcgcggctgcgcgctccagtaactttccacactccacaggcgctgcatgcgatgtttttgtccggagacaggagtaacaactgcagattatgagttacctgcggtgagtccgacataatgaatccactaacacgatacagcgaattccggtggtaaacactcgtgttccaatactcgtggcacgtgttttgggaggcgttccctcgaaaggaggggggtttgttcttacgcatgcgctcatttcaaaaactcagtaacaagtctttggtttctcagtcgacgaaaagatcctctttatcacctttaaagtgctctattttggCACACTAATTAAGTActtaaaaatgctaaaaaaatatatattctttaCTTCTTAAGAGTacttcttaagaacatctaagtactcaactgtgctattttgagacaccatgaatatgtactaaaatgtgcttttaatatactatctctgtatttaaaaaaaattatttagttaccacatagtgtactacaagtgtctcaaaatagcacagttgagatTATCTTCAGTACTAAAGAGAACTTTTAGTattttaagtacaaaattagtgcatgcaaataaagcactttaagtacattatagaaatgttttgttttgtttttttcctgggCAGATACATCAAAGAgcaatttacaaataaaaaaaactgaatttgcTAAATTTGCTCTTTgtctttaattaataattttattctgACTTTAAGCCATAATCAGATTGTAAAAGTTGTAAAACTGCTAATTTTAtgctaataaataaaataaaatttttatcgGTCAAGTATAATCttaagtataaataaataaatgtgtctgGTTTTAAGGCCTGTGTTCCTCTGGTATTGTGAggacttttatttaatttcctgTTCTGCACCATGTTTTGTAGTGTTTTGTAGTCCTTTGTAGTTCTTGTTGATTAGTTCTGTGAATATCCTTTTTGAGTGTAATGTTTTGTGAGCTCATTCTCTTCCCAGTTCTCTCTTCGCTTTAGATTTGTTTGTATCTGCTCTGTTAATAAAATTCACTGTGTTTGGTTCCAGCTCTCTTGCATTTTTGAGGTCCCCCTACATTACAGATTTTTTCCGGATTACAGCAGTAAGAATTTGAGAGAAAAATAAGCTTAACAGATTTATTTCTTCAGACACTTACACtgtaatgttttcttttaatatttcagttttgcATCATCAGATTAAGcaaaaatattttgagttaTGGTGCATCTGTCAGCACAAATCCACTCCCTCCACTGtctgtatattaaaaaaaagaggcaaaaacccaaaaacaaattcaaaagattcaatttgttgttttctttcagGAGATACTCAAATCTTCATTGGAACGCTTACAGGAGGAACTGAGAATATCTGTGAATCATGAACAGAATCTGTGTAAAACTGCTGATGATATTAAGGTTTGAAATAAACAATGTGATTAATGCAATTCTGGAAGTGAAGATACTGATGAAGATCTAGATTGGCcaatattgttgtcttttatttCAGTCTCAAGCTCAACTCACAGAGACGCTGATTAAACAGGAGTTTGAGGATCTTCACCAGTTTCTACGCAGTGAAGAAGCGGCCAGAATAACAGCACTGAGAGAAGAAAAAGAGCAGAGGAATCAGATGATGGAGGAGAAGATGGAGGAGACGACCAAACAGATTTCATCTCTCACAAGCATAATCGAAGATATAGAGGAGCAGATGAAGACTGAAGATGTTTCATTCCTGCAGGTGTCACTGATTCTTCATTATTCTCCAATTATATGAATGTCAATTTCAGAGATTTAAGCCAAACTCAGTTTTGCTGAAtaatttgcatttctttctttctttctttctttctttacagAACATTAAGGCCACATTGCAAAGGTTTGTGTTTCATGTCTGTTTCTCTCTGTCCTTCTGAACTCaatccatcatcatcatcatcatcatcatcatcatcatcatctctgACTCTTGAATGTTGTTTCAGAGCCCAGTATAGCCTTCCAGATCCAGACCTCAGTCCAAATGTGACGATCACTTTCACAGATCACCTGACCAAACTGAAGCTCAATGTCTTACAGAAGATGCAGGAAAACTTTGGTAAAAGTGAGTATGACAGAATGCAACAATGATTTCAGTGTTATTTGTCTTAATTTATGTGTATCTGTTCTCTCTCTTCAGCTTCAGAGTTCAGCATCAATCGTTCTCATGAAGACAAGGATTTTCAAAGTACTGGAGGAAATATGTTTGGAGTCCAACAGTCCAAAAAAGGACCACTGCAAGAAGTGAAAGAAATGAAACCCCAGCCCAAGTTCTCCTTTAAAGACTTTCAGCAACAACTGAAAGAAATGAAACCCCAGCCCAAGTTATCTTTTAAAGACTTTCAGCAACAAGTGAAAGAAATGGAACCCCAGCCCACGTTCTCCTTTAAAGACTTTAAGCAACAAGTGAAAGAAATGGAACCCCAGCCCACGTTCTCCTTTAAAGACTTTAAGCAACAAGTGAAAGAAATGGAACCCCAGCCCACGTTCTCCTTTAAAGACTTTAAGCAAGAAGTGAAAGAAATGGAACCCCAGCCCACGTTCTCCTTTAAAGACTTTAAGCAAGAAGTGAAAGAAATGGAACCCCAGCCCACGTTCTCCTTTAAAGACTTTAAGCAAGAAGTGAAAGAAATGGAACCCCAGCCCACGTTCTCCTTTAAAGACTTTAAGCAagaagtaaaagaaatggaacCCCAGCCCACGTTCTCCTTTAAAGACTTTAAGCAAGAAGTGAAAGAAATGGAACCCCAGCCCACGTTCTCCTTTAAAGACTTTAAGCAAGAAGTAAAAGAAATGAAACCCCAGCCCAAGTTATCTTTTAAAGACTTTCAGCAACAAGTGAAAGAAATGGAACCCCTGCCCAAGTTCTCCTTTAAAGACTTTCAGCAACAAGTGAAAGAAATGAAACCCCAGCCCAAGttatcttttaaaaactttCAGCAACAAGTGAAAGAAATGGAACCCCAGCCCACGTTCTCCTTTAAAGACTTTAAGCAAGAAGTGAAAGAAATGGAACCCCAGCCCACGTTCTCCTTTAAAGACTTTAAGCAAGAAGTGAAAGAAATGGAACCCCAGCCCACGTTCTCCTTTAAAGACTTTAAGCAAGAAGTGAAAGAAATGGAACCCCAGCCCACGTTCTCCTTTAAAGACTTTAAGCAagaagtaaaagaaatggaacCCCAGCCCACGTTCTCCTTTAAAGACTTTAAGCAAGAAGTGAAAGAAATGGAACCCCAGCCCACGTTCTCCTTTAAAGACTTTAAGCAagaagtaaaagaaatggaacCCCAGCCCACGTTCTCCTTTAAAGACTTTAAGCAagaagtaaaagaaatggaacCCATTTTTAGCAAGAAGTGAAAGAAATGAAACCCCAGCCCAAGTTATCTTTTAAAGACTTTCAGCAACAAGTGAAAGAAATGGAACCCCTGCCCAAGTTCTCCTTTAAAGACTTTCAGCAACAAGTGAAAGAAATGGAACCCCAGCCCACGTTCTCCTTTAAAGACTTTAAGCAAGAAGTGAAAGAAATGGAACCCCAGCCCACGTTCTCCTTTAAAGACTTTAAGCAAGAAGTGAAAGAAATGGAACCCCAGCCCACGTTCTCCTTTAAAGACTTTAAGCAAGAAGTGAAAGAAATGGAACCCCAGCCCACGTTCTCCTTTAAAGACTTTAAGCAAGAAGTGAAAGAAATGGAACCCCAGCCCACGTTCTCCTTTAAAGACTTTAAGCAAGAAGTGAAAGAAATGGAACCCCAGCCCACGTTCTCCTTTAAAGACTTTAAGCAagaagtaaaagaaatggaacCCCAGCCCACGTTCTCCTTTAAAGACTTTAAGCAAGAAGTGAAAGAAATGGAACCCCAGCCCACGTTCTCCTTTAAAGACTTTCAGCAACAAGTGAAAGAAATGAAACCCCAGCCCACGTTATCTTTTAAAGACTTTCAGCAACAAGTGAAAGAAATGGAACCCCAGCCCAAGTT includes the following:
- the LOC125252147 gene encoding uncharacterized protein PF3D7_1120000-like isoform X2; this encodes MATQSFAEEDFSCPVCCDIYINPVLLPCSHSVCSSCIQRYWENKTLKECPVCRTTSSNDRPPLNLALKNLCESFQQEKSQRSSSEDEMVCSVHKEKLKLFCLDDQQLVCLVCRDSRKHSKHRFCPVDEAAMDNKEILKSSLERLQEELRISVNHEQNLCKTADDIKSQAQLTETLIKQEFEDLHQFLRSEEAARITALREEKEQRNQMMEEKMEETTKQISSLTSIIEDIEEQMKTEDVSFLQNIKATLQRAQYSLPDPDLSPNVTITFTDHLTKLKLNVLQKMQENFGKTSEFSINRSHEDKDFQSTGGNMFGVQQSKKGPLQEVKEMKPQPKFSFKDFQQQLKEMKPQPKLSFKDFQQQVKEMEPQPTFSFKDFKQQVKEMEPQPTFSFKDFKQQVKEMEPQPTFSFKDFKQEVKEMEPQPTFSFKDFKQEVKEMEPQPTFSFKDFKQEVKEMEPQPTFSFKDFKQEVKEMEPQPTFSFKDFKQEVKEMEPQPTFSFKDFKQEVKEMKPQPKLSFKDFQQQVKEMEPLPKFSFKDFQQQVKEMKPQPKLSFKNFQQQVKEMEPQPTFSFKDFKQEVKEMEPQPTFSFKDFKQEVKEMEPQPTFSFKDFKQEVKEMEPQPTFSFKDFKQEVKEMEPQPTFSFKDFKQEVKEMEPQPTFSFKDFKQEVKEMEPQPTFSFKDFKQEVKEMEPQPTFSFKDFKQEVKEMEPQPTFSFKDFKQEVKEMEPQPTFSFKDFKQEVKEMEPQPTFSFKDFKQEVKEMEPQPTFSFKDFKQEVKEMEPQPTFSFKDFKQEVKEMEPQPTFSFKDFKQEVKEMEPQPTFSFKDFQQQVKEMKPQPTLSFKDFQQQVKEMEPQPKLSFKDYQQQVKEMEPQPTFSFKDFKQEVKEMEPQPTFSFKDFKQEVKEMEPQPTFSFKDFKQEVKEMEPQPTFSFKDFKQEVKEMEPQPTFSFKDFKQEVKEMEPQPTFSFKDFKQEVKEMEPQPTFSFKDFKQEVKEMEPQPKLSFKYIFSKK
- the LOC125252147 gene encoding uncharacterized protein PF3D7_1120000-like isoform X1, which produces MATQSFAEEDFSCPVCCDIYINPVLLPCSHSVCSSCIQRYWENKTLKECPVCRTTSSNDRPPLNLALKNLCESFQQEKSQRSSSEDEMVCSVHKEKLKLFCLDDQQLVCLVCRDSRKHSKHRFCPVDEAAMDNKEILKSSLERLQEELRISVNHEQNLCKTADDIKSQAQLTETLIKQEFEDLHQFLRSEEAARITALREEKEQRNQMMEEKMEETTKQISSLTSIIEDIEEQMKTEDVSFLQNIKATLQRAQYSLPDPDLSPNVTITFTDHLTKLKLNVLQKMQENFGKTSEFSINRSHEDKDFQSTGGNMFGVQQSKKGPLQEVKEMKPQPKFSFKDFQQQLKEMKPQPKLSFKDFQQQVKEMEPQPTFSFKDFKQQVKEMEPQPTFSFKDFKQQVKEMEPQPTFSFKDFKQEVKEMEPQPTFSFKDFKQEVKEMEPQPTFSFKDFKQEVKEMEPQPTFSFKDFKQEVKEMEPQPTFSFKDFKQEVKEMEPQPTFSFKDFKQEVKEMKPQPKLSFKDFQQQVKEMEPLPKFSFKDFQQQVKEMKPQPKLSFKNFQQQVKEMEPQPTFSFKDFKQEVKEMEPQPTFSFKDFKQEVKEMEPQPTFSFKDFKQEVKEMEPQPTFSFKDFKQEVKEMEPQPTFSFKDFKQEVKEMEPQPTFSFKDFKQEVKEMEPQPTFSFKDFKQEVKEMEPQPTFSFKDFKQEVKEMEPQPTFSFKDFKQEVKEMEPQPTFSFKDFKQEVKEMEPQPTFSFKDFKQEVKEMEPQPTFSFKDFKQEVKEMEPQPTFSFKDFKQEVKEMEPQPTFSFKDFKQEVKEMEPQPTFSFKDFQQQVKEMKPQPTLSFKDFQQQVKEMEPQPKLSFKDYQQQVKEMEPQPTFSFKDFKQEVKEMEPQPTFSFKDFKQEVKEMEPQPTFSFKDFKQEVKEMEPQPTFSFKDFKQEVKEMEPQPTFSFKDFKQEVKEMEPQPTFSFKDFKQEVKEMEPQPTFSFKDFKQEVKEMEPQPKLSFKYIFSKK
- the LOC125252147 gene encoding uncharacterized protein PF3D7_1120000-like isoform X3; amino-acid sequence: MAAQSFAEEDFSCPVCCDIYINPVLLSCSHSVCSFCIQRFWENKTLKECPVCRRISSNDRPPLNLALKNLCESFLQEKSQRSSSEDETVCSDHKEKLKLFCLDDQQLVCLVCRDSRKHSNHRFCPVDEAALGDEEILKASLERLQEELRKYVNHEQNLCKTAEDIKFQAQLTEMKIKEEFEELHQFLRSEEAFRITALREEEEQRSQMMEEKMEETTKQISSLTSMISDMEKQMKPEDVSFLQNFKATLQRAQYSLPDPDLSPNVTITFTDHLTKLKLNVLQKMQENFGKTSEFSINRSHEDKDFQSTGGNMFGVQQSKKGPLQEVKEMKPQPKFSFKDFQQQLKEMKPQPKLSFKDFQQQVKEMEPQPTFSFKDFKQQVKEMEPQPTFSFKDFKQQVKEMEPQPTFSFKDFKQEVKEMEPQPTFSFKDFKQEVKEMEPQPTFSFKDFKQEVKEMEPQPTFSFKDFKQEVKEMEPQPTFSFKDFKQEVKEMEPQPTFSFKDFKQEVKEMKPQPKLSFKDFQQQVKEMEPLPKFSFKDFQQQVKEMKPQPKLSFKNFQQQVKEMEPQPTFSFKDFKQEVKEMEPQPTFSFKDFKQEVKEMEPQPTFSFKDFKQEVKEMEPQPTFSFKDFKQEVKEMEPQPTFSFKDFKQEVKEMEPQPTFSFKDFKQEVKEMEPQPTFSFKDFKQEVKEMEPQPTFSFKDFKQEVKEMEPQPTFSFKDFKQEVKEMEPQPTFSFKDFKQEVKEMEPQPTFSFKDFKQEVKEMEPQPTFSFKDFKQEVKEMEPQPTFSFKDFKQEVKEMEPQPTFSFKDFKQEVKEMEPQPTFSFKDFQQQVKEMKPQPTLSFKDFQQQVKEMEPQPKLSFKDYQQQVKEMEPQPTFSFKDFKQEVKEMEPQPTFSFKDFKQEVKEMEPQPTFSFKDFKQEVKEMEPQPTFSFKDFKQEVKEMEPQPTFSFKDFKQEVKEMEPQPTFSFKDFKQEVKEMEPQPTFSFKDFKQEVKEMEPQPKLSFKYIFSKK